Proteins found in one Coffea eugenioides isolate CCC68of chromosome 5, Ceug_1.0, whole genome shotgun sequence genomic segment:
- the LOC113770464 gene encoding tryptophan synthase beta chain 2, chloroplastic, translating into MERQALNVFRMRLLGAEVRPVHSGTATLKDATSEAIRDWVTNVESTHYILGSVAGPHPYPVMVREFHAVIGKETRKQALEKWGGKPDVLVACVGGGSNAMGLFDDFVDDKDVRLIGVEAAGFGIESGKHAATLTKGEVGVLHGAMSYLLQDEDGQIIEPHSISAGLDYPGVGPEHSFLKDIGRAEYFSVTDEEALEAFKRLSRLEGIIPALETSHAVAYLEKLCPTLPDGAKVVLNCSGRGDKDVQTAIKHLKL; encoded by the exons ATGGAGAGACAAGCTCTCAATGTCTTCAGGATGCGGCTGCTCGGAGCTGAG GTTAGGCCAGTTCATTCTGGCACTGCCACGCTGAAAGATGCTACTTCAGAAGCTATAAGGGATTGGGTGACTAATGTGGAATCAACTCATTACATCCTGGGTTCCGTTGCAGGGCCACATCCATATCCAGTGATGGTGAGAGAGTTTCATGCAGTGATTGGTAAAGAAACCAGGAAGCAGGCATTGGAGAAATGGGGTGGGAAACCAGATGTGCTTGTTGCATGCGTTGGTGGAGGTTCAAATGCCATGGGCCTCTTTGATGACTTTGTCGATGACAAAGATGTTAGGTTAATTGGTGTGGAGGCTGCTGGTTTTGGAATAGAGAGTGGTAAACATGCTGCCACTTTAACCAAGGGTGAGGTTGGAGTGTTGCATGGAGCCATGAGCTATTTGTTGCAGGATGAAGATGGGCAGATAATTGAGCCTCATTCGATTAGTGCTGG CCTGGATTATCctggagttggacctgaacacAGCTTTTTGAAGGACATAGGACGTGCTGAATATTTCAGCGTTACTGATGAGGAGGCGTTGGAAG CTTTTAAGAGACTATCGCGGTTGGAGGGCATCATCCCTGCACTTGAGACATCTCATGCTGTGGCATATTTAGAGAAATTGTGCCCAACTCTTCCTGATGGAGCTAAGGTTGTACTTAACTGCAGTGGCAGAGGAGATAAGGATGTTCAGACAGCCATTAAACATCTAAAACTCTGA